In the genome of Candidatus Krumholzibacteriia bacterium, one region contains:
- a CDS encoding glycosyltransferase family 9 protein, translating to MTVRAPHRAGRRDDRQGNPGAVSGSEGVALLPLRGPVQRILVLRPRALGDVLLVTPALRALKAGFPAAALHVAVDDILAPVLRRNPHVDRLWLLPRQRPVRRRDWWSLAWQLALVRFDLVLDLHGSPRTALLARLTGARNRVGYALRGRGRLYNLPVPRDSDRSGKRALQYGARVNLDIVARCGVAAATTDDASLVFVPDPAVEERLRRDLESTFPGRPRVGLAPAGTWQAKTYPAAAWAEVADRLAAAGCHLVLLWGPGERGTAEAVQRNMRVPAPLAPATDLEELAALLGHLDLLLSTDSGVKHLAVARGTPSLTVFGPTSPRAWMPPAGPHAWVRARLPCLECNLTRCTHHLCMRLLAPQAVAERALALLQVPFGVELQPPPG from the coding sequence ATGACCGTGCGCGCGCCACACCGTGCCGGCAGGCGGGACGACCGGCAGGGGAATCCCGGCGCTGTCTCCGGCAGCGAGGGAGTGGCCCTGCTGCCGCTCCGCGGCCCGGTGCAGCGCATTCTCGTCTTGCGACCCCGCGCCCTCGGCGACGTGCTGCTCGTGACGCCGGCGCTGCGGGCCTTGAAGGCCGGGTTCCCCGCCGCGGCGTTGCACGTGGCGGTGGACGACATCCTCGCACCGGTGCTGCGCCGCAACCCGCACGTGGATCGGCTCTGGCTCCTGCCACGCCAGCGGCCGGTGCGGCGCCGGGATTGGTGGAGCCTCGCCTGGCAGCTGGCGCTGGTGCGTTTCGATCTCGTCCTCGACCTGCACGGCTCGCCGCGCACGGCGCTGCTGGCCCGTCTGACCGGCGCCCGCAACCGCGTCGGCTACGCACTGCGCGGGCGCGGGCGGTTGTACAACCTGCCGGTGCCGCGGGACAGCGACCGCAGCGGCAAGCGCGCCCTGCAGTATGGGGCCCGCGTGAACCTCGACATCGTCGCCCGCTGCGGCGTCGCCGCCGCCACCACGGACGATGCTTCTCTCGTTTTCGTTCCCGATCCCGCCGTGGAAGAGCGCCTTCGTCGAGACCTCGAGTCAACCTTCCCGGGGCGGCCGCGGGTCGGCCTGGCTCCTGCCGGCACTTGGCAAGCAAAGACCTACCCAGCTGCCGCTTGGGCCGAGGTCGCGGACCGCCTCGCCGCCGCTGGCTGCCACCTCGTCCTCCTCTGGGGACCGGGGGAGCGGGGGACGGCGGAGGCGGTGCAGCGCAACATGCGCGTCCCTGCACCCCTCGCCCCTGCGACCGACCTCGAGGAGCTGGCAGCTCTCCTCGGTCATCTCGATCTGCTTCTCAGCACCGACTCCGGCGTGAAGCACCTGGCGGTGGCCCGGGGTACGCCCTCGCTCACCGTCTTCGGCCCCACGAGCCCCCGGGCCTGGATGCCCCCCGCGGGCCCACATGCCTGGGTGCGGGCACGCCTGCCGTGCCTGGAGTGCAACCTGACCCGCTGCACCCACCATCTCTGCATGCGCCTGCTCGCGCCACAGGCGGTGGCGGAACGGGCCTTGGCGCTCCTCCAGGTTCCCTTCGGCGTGGAACTGCAGCCACCACCCGGTTAA